From Candidatus Eisenbacteria bacterium:
AGAGCTCGATCCGGCACTTCGGCGTCAAGGTGAAGCTGAACGCGCTTCGCGAGGTGCTGGCCGGCAAGCGCGTCGTGGTGGTCGACGACTCGATCGTGCGCGGCACGACGAGCCAGAAGCTCGTCATGATGATCCGCCAGGCGGGCGCGCGCGAGGTGCACATGCGCATCAGCTCGCCGCCGACGACGAACCCCTGCTACTACGGGATCGACACGCCGACCAAGGGCGAGCTCATCGCGTCGTCACAGTCGCTCGAGGAGATCCGCCGGTTCCTGGGCGCCGATTCGCTCGCGTACCTCAGCATTCCGGGGATGTACGGCTTCGTCGGCGGTGAGGGCAACGGCTTCTGCGACGCGTGCTTCACCGGCAACTACCCGGTGGCCCTCAGCGACGACACGCGAGTGCGCCAGCTCCACTTGTTCGAAGCGCGCGATCGCTGAGGGCCCGACCCGAGAGCCGCCTCGGGTCGGGCGCCTGGCGATTCGTTCGGAGGGCGCGCTTCCCGGCTACCGGCAGGCGTGTCGGGCCTGCCGCATCTGCAGCCCAAGCCGACGCACCTGCATACGACAGCTCTGTCGCCCGGCGCAGACCGCCCGTACGCGCGTCTTGATCGCCTGCTTCGCCGCCTTGAGGCACGCGCGCAGCTCGGCCCGGTTGGCGGGACAGCCACAGAGCTGCCCGAGGCTGCACCCGCTGCCGCTGACGACGGCGCTCGGCGGGGTCGCCGTACACGTGTCGCCATCGTCGGTGACGCCGTCACCGTCCTCGTCGTCGTGCTCGCCGTCGTCGTCGCTGCTCCCCGGCAGTTGCACGCCCACGACCGCGAAGGCGCCGGCCGCGTTGCTCACCGTCACGTTCTGGATCTCGAGGATCTCGCCCTCCGCCAGGGCGGGGAACGTACCCTGTCCGCTGCCCGCGCCGTCGGTCAGCGAGAACGCGACCGGGGGGATGGCGAAGGTGGCGCCGCCCTTGGTTGCTGCGACCGTGGCCGTGACGTCGCCGCTGGCCGGTAGCATGGTGGTGGGATCGATGACGCCGCGGAGGCGGACCCGTACCGTGCCGTGCGGGCTGATCTGGACGAACGCGCTGCCGGCCGAGTCGAAGCTCCAGTCACCGGGGTCGGAGTCGGCGACGAGTGACGAGGAGTAGTTGCTCTCGGACTCGCCGTCGCCATGGTCGCCATGGTGATGCCGGGCAAGGCCGTCGTGGTCTCCCTCGTCGTCTCCCTGATCGCCGTCGCCCTCGCCGTGATCGCAGCTACTGCCGTCGCCGAGCACGCCGGGCACGAACGTCGTCGTATTGGCGACCACCAGGGTCACCTTGGTGATCTCGAGCACGTCGCCCACGCCCAGGCCGAGCGAGCCGCGAAAGCAGGCTCGACCGTCCTTGATGTCGATGGGCAGGAAGGGCGACGCCGGGACGAACGGTGCGCCGTTCAGCACGCCTGCGATCGTCAGGACGCCGCCACCCGTGAGGGTCAGTGGTGCGCCGGCGGAATCGACGAGGCCGCCGATCTTCATCTTCACCTCGCCGCCGTCCTGGGCTTCGATCTTGATCCGCGCGATCCCCTGCGGGACGGCTGCGGGATCGGTCACGCCGGACGGAACGAGCGACGCGTTGAAGCGTCCGCCGCCCTCCTCGTCGCCGTCCTCGTGGTGAGCCCACCCCGGGGCCGAGAGCGTGAGGACCGCAACACCGATCGCGAGCACCTTCAGCATCCGCATCGTCCACCTCCATCCGGCCGCTGCGCGAGCACGCCGGACATCCTTGCTCGAGTCCCTCCGAGTATACCGAGTCGGTCGAGGACTCGAAACCACGACGACCGCCGCGTGCAGCATGCGCGCCGACGCGAAGAGCGCGGCAGGCGCGCAGGATCACGTCAACGCGGAGGGCATCGCACTAGCTGCGCGCGGACAGCAGCTCGGGCTCCTCGCCGTCGCGGCGCCGCACGATCGTGTCGTGGGTCCAGGCGGGATCGGGGTCCGGGTGGTCGACCGTGTAGTGCAGGCCACGACTCTCCTTGCGGCTGAGGGCGCAGGCGATGATGAGCTCGGCCACGGTGGCGAGGTTTCGCAGCTCGACGAGGTCGCTCGTCAGCAGGAAGTCCCAATAGTAGGCGCGGATCTCGTCCTGGAGGAGGGTGATGCGCTTGCGGGCGCGCTCGAGGCGCCGGTCGCTGCGCACGATGCCCACGTAGTTCCACATGAAGCGCCGGATCTCGTCCCAGTTCTGGTGCACGACGACGGACTCGTTGCTGTCGACGGCATGACCGGGATCCCACGGGCGAAGCGCCGGCGGTTGGCGGCGGTCCTCGCGCAGGCGGCCGAGCGCGTGGCGTCCAGCACGGTAGCCGAACACGAGGCCTTCCAGGAGCGAGTTCGACGCCAGACGGTTCGCGCCGTGGAGCCCCGTGCACGCGACCTCGCCGGCGGCGTACAGCCGCGGGATCGACGTGCGGGCGTCGAGGTCGGTCGAGAGACCGCCGCACACGTAGTGCGCGGCGGGGACGACCGGAACCGGGCCCTTGGTCAGATCGAACCCGAAGCGCAGGCAGCGCTCGTGGACGGTCGGGAAGCGGTCGCGGATCCAGTCGGCCGGCTTGTGGCTGATGTCGAGGTACACGCACTCGAAGCCGCGCGCCTTCATCTCATGGTCGATCGCGCGGGCCACGATGTCGCGCGGTGCGAGCTCGGCGCGTTCGTCGTACTGCGCCATGAAAGGCTCGCCGTTCGGACGGCGCAGGACGGCACCCTCGCCGCGGAGCGCTTCCGTCAGCAGGAACGATTTGGCGTCCGGGTGGTAGAGGCACGTCGGGTGGAACTGGAAGAACTCCATGTTCGCGACCGTCGCGCCCGCCCGATAGGCCATTGCGAGGCCATCCCCCGTCGCGACGTCGGGATTCGACGTGTAGAGGTACACCTTGCCGGCGCCGCCCGTGCAGAGGACCGTGGCGCGCGCGGTGAAGCGGTGCACGGCACGGGTCGACAGGTCGAAGACGTACGCGCCCCAGCATTCGTGCGTCGGTCCCGAGCGGTCGAGCAGCAGGTCGATCGCGAGATGGTTCTCGAAGATCCGGATGGCGGGGTGCGCACGCACCGCCTCCGAGAGCGCGCGGATGATCTCGTGCCCGGTCGCGTCGAGAGCGTGCAGGATCCGGCGGTGCGAATGGCCGCCCTCGCGCCCGAGGTCGTACTCGCGATCCTCCTGGTCCCCACGCACGTCGAAGTTCGTGCCGAGCGCGATCAGATCGCGCACGCGTGCCGGGCCCTCGCGCACGACCGTTTCGACGACGTCGCGGTGACAGAGGCCGGCCCCGGCGACGAGAGTGTCCTCGGTGTGCGATTGGAAGCTGTCTTCGGGGCTCCAGACCGACGCGATGCCGCCTTGCGCGTACTGGCTCGAGCTCTCCGGCAGGCGGTCCTTCGTGATGACGGCGACGGGGCCGAATGCCGCGCACTGGAGCGCGCACGTGAGACCGGCTATGCCACTGCCGATGACGAGGACTTCCGTCTGGACCGCCACGGCTCCGGAACCTTCGCGGAGGGCGGTCGCTGGGTCAAGGGCGGCGCGCCGTCCTCGATTGACCTTCAGGAGGGCGGCCCGTATCTTGACGAAGGGATGCGACCACGGCGGGCGTGGAGCGGGGGATGGGTGGTGGCTGCGTTGGGGGTGCTCCTCGGCGTCGGGCCGGCCCACGCGCACATCTATTCGATGCGCGACCCCGAGACGGGTGCGATCATGATCACCAACGCGCCCTCCCAGGGCGCCGCACGCCTCATGGTGCGCGAAGCGCCGCGTCCGCTGCCGGTGTCGCCGATGAGTCCCTCGCGGCTGCCGCCCGGATCGACGAACCAGGCGTTCGACCCGCTCATTCGCGAGATGGCGCGCGTGTACGACGTCGACTACGCGCTGGTGAAGGCGATCATCAAGGCCGAGTCGGGCTTCAACCAC
This genomic window contains:
- the nadB gene encoding L-aspartate oxidase, which codes for MAVQTEVLVIGSGIAGLTCALQCAAFGPVAVITKDRLPESSSQYAQGGIASVWSPEDSFQSHTEDTLVAGAGLCHRDVVETVVREGPARVRDLIALGTNFDVRGDQEDREYDLGREGGHSHRRILHALDATGHEIIRALSEAVRAHPAIRIFENHLAIDLLLDRSGPTHECWGAYVFDLSTRAVHRFTARATVLCTGGAGKVYLYTSNPDVATGDGLAMAYRAGATVANMEFFQFHPTCLYHPDAKSFLLTEALRGEGAVLRRPNGEPFMAQYDERAELAPRDIVARAIDHEMKARGFECVYLDISHKPADWIRDRFPTVHERCLRFGFDLTKGPVPVVPAAHYVCGGLSTDLDARTSIPRLYAAGEVACTGLHGANRLASNSLLEGLVFGYRAGRHALGRLREDRRQPPALRPWDPGHAVDSNESVVVHQNWDEIRRFMWNYVGIVRSDRRLERARKRITLLQDEIRAYYWDFLLTSDLVELRNLATVAELIIACALSRKESRGLHYTVDHPDPDPAWTHDTIVRRRDGEEPELLSARS